The following proteins come from a genomic window of Micromonospora echinofusca:
- a CDS encoding GNAT family N-acetyltransferase has translation MVHRRVDERLGEFALRTLDPDADAPLLHRWVTHPKAAFWLMQDADVARVAEEYRRIAAHPHHDAFLGLHEGRPAFLAERYDPAHVELVGLHDAADGDVGMHFLCAPADAPVHGFTLAVITTVMAWLFADPATRRVVVEPDVRNTAVHALNAAVGFTVVGPIRKPEKDALLSVCTRDQFHAATRGDVPA, from the coding sequence GTGGTCCACCGCCGGGTCGACGAGCGGCTCGGCGAGTTCGCCCTGCGTACCCTCGATCCGGACGCCGACGCGCCGCTGCTGCACCGCTGGGTGACCCACCCGAAGGCGGCGTTCTGGCTCATGCAGGACGCCGACGTGGCCCGGGTCGCCGAGGAGTACCGGCGGATCGCCGCGCACCCGCACCACGACGCGTTCCTCGGCCTGCACGAGGGTCGTCCGGCGTTCCTCGCCGAGCGCTACGACCCCGCCCACGTCGAACTCGTCGGCCTCCACGACGCGGCCGACGGCGACGTCGGCATGCACTTCCTCTGCGCCCCCGCCGACGCCCCGGTGCACGGCTTCACCCTGGCGGTGATCACGACGGTGATGGCGTGGCTCTTCGCCGACCCGGCCACCCGCCGGGTCGTCGTGGAGCCCGACGTGCGCAACACGGCGGTGCACGCGCTCAACGCGGCCGTCGGCTTCACCGTCGTCGGCCCGATCCGCAAGCCCGAGAAGGACGCGCTGCTCAGCGTCTGCACCCGTGACCAGTTCCACGCCGCAACCCGAGGAGACGTGCCCGCGTGA
- a CDS encoding lysine N(6)-hydroxylase/L-ornithine N(5)-oxygenase family protein, with protein MSTHDFIAVGLGPYNLGLACLTAPIDELDGIFLEARDSFSWHPGMLLESTRLQTPFIADLVTFADPTSPYSFLNYLKESGRLYPFYIRESFFPLRSEYDDYCRWAAGKLDSIRFGQEVTAVGYDPADEHYTVTATVAATGESVTYRARHLVLGTGTPPYVPDTCVDLGGDMIHNSRYLEHRAALRAKRSITVIGSGQSAAEIYHDLLGDIDTCGYQLNWVTRSPRFFPLEYTKLTLEMTSPDYVDHFHALPEPTRYRLESEQKGLFKGINADLINEIYDLLYAKSIPGPVRTRLLTNTELTAAAYDGSGGTYTLGLRNVEQERDFTLDTEGLVLATGYHYRVPQFLEPVRERIRWDAHGRFDVARNYSIDHTGRGIFLQNAGTHTHSVTSPDLGMGPYRNSWIIRELLGREHYPIEKGIAFQEFGVPAGAAS; from the coding sequence ATGTCGACGCACGACTTCATCGCCGTCGGGCTGGGCCCGTACAACCTGGGCCTGGCCTGCCTGACCGCGCCGATCGACGAACTCGACGGCATCTTCCTGGAGGCGCGGGACAGCTTCAGCTGGCATCCCGGGATGCTGCTGGAGTCGACCCGGCTCCAGACGCCGTTCATCGCCGACCTCGTCACGTTCGCCGACCCCACCTCGCCGTACTCCTTCCTGAACTACCTCAAGGAGTCCGGGCGGCTCTACCCGTTCTACATCCGGGAGAGCTTCTTCCCGCTGCGCAGCGAGTACGACGACTACTGCCGCTGGGCCGCCGGCAAGCTGGACAGCATCCGGTTCGGGCAGGAGGTCACGGCCGTCGGCTACGATCCGGCCGACGAGCACTACACCGTCACGGCCACGGTGGCGGCCACGGGGGAGTCGGTCACCTACCGGGCCCGGCACCTGGTGCTCGGCACCGGCACCCCGCCGTACGTGCCGGACACCTGCGTGGACCTCGGCGGCGACATGATCCACAACTCCCGGTACCTGGAGCACCGGGCGGCGCTGCGCGCGAAGCGGAGCATCACCGTGATCGGCAGCGGGCAGAGCGCGGCCGAGATCTACCACGACCTGCTCGGTGACATCGACACGTGCGGCTACCAGCTCAACTGGGTGACCCGCTCGCCCCGGTTCTTCCCCCTCGAATACACCAAGCTCACCCTCGAGATGACCTCGCCGGACTACGTGGACCACTTCCACGCCCTGCCGGAGCCCACCCGCTACCGGCTGGAGTCCGAGCAGAAGGGGCTGTTCAAGGGCATCAACGCCGACCTCATCAACGAGATCTACGACCTGCTCTACGCCAAGAGCATCCCCGGCCCCGTCCGCACCCGGCTGCTGACCAACACCGAGCTGACCGCCGCCGCGTACGACGGGTCCGGCGGGACGTACACGCTGGGCCTGCGCAACGTCGAGCAGGAGCGCGACTTCACGCTGGACACCGAGGGCCTGGTGCTGGCCACCGGCTACCACTACCGGGTCCCGCAGTTCCTGGAGCCGGTGCGCGAGCGCATCCGCTGGGACGCGCACGGGCGCTTCGACGTGGCCCGCAACTACAGCATCGACCACACCGGCCGCGGCATCTTCCTGCAGAACGCCGGCACCCACACGCACAGCGTCACCTCGCCCGACCTGGGCATGGGCCCGTACCGCAACTCCTGGATCATCCGGGAGCTGCTGGGCCGCGAGCACTACCCGATCGAGAAGGGCATCGCCTTCCAGGAGTTCGGCGTGCCGGCCGGGGCCGCGTCGTGA
- a CDS encoding pyridoxal phosphate-dependent decarboxylase family protein, which translates to MSLPGSTVQVPSTGVTPGSDGARAHLFTAGSVEEYRRVLAEGIGRVAARVSEVDRPFTGATPDELAPRIAGIDLDRPLGDSGAALDELHDVYLRDAVYFHHPRYLAHLNCPVVIPALLGEAVLSAVNSSLDTWDQSVGGTLIERRLIDWTADRIGLGPAADGIFTSGGTQSNLQAMLLAREETCASLVGRATERQSRPELLSRLRILTSAAGHFSVQKAAKLLGLGADAVITVPTDADRRMRTADLAREIARCREEGLVVMAVVATGGTTDFGTIDPLPQIADICAAAGVWLHVDAAYGCGLLVSPTRRHLLDGIERADSVTVDYHKSFFQPVSSSALLVRDRRVLRHATWHADYLNPARMVEQRIPNQVDKSIQTTRRFDALKLWLTLRIMGPDAIGALFDEVIDRAAAAWQLLTEDPRFEVVTRSQLSTVVFRYLPAAAGREVVDDANLYAREALAASGAGLVAGTKVDGAHYLKFTLLNPETTLDDIAHVLDLIAEHAGWYARTRATAELSCPVG; encoded by the coding sequence ATGAGCCTGCCCGGATCCACCGTCCAGGTGCCTTCGACCGGGGTGACCCCCGGGTCCGACGGTGCCCGCGCCCACCTGTTCACCGCCGGCTCGGTCGAGGAGTACCGGCGGGTGCTGGCCGAGGGGATCGGCCGGGTGGCGGCCCGGGTGAGCGAGGTGGACCGGCCCTTCACGGGTGCGACGCCGGACGAGCTGGCGCCGCGGATCGCCGGCATCGACCTGGACCGGCCGCTGGGCGACAGCGGGGCCGCGCTCGACGAGCTGCACGACGTCTACCTGCGCGACGCCGTCTACTTCCACCACCCCCGCTACCTGGCGCACCTCAACTGCCCGGTGGTGATCCCCGCGCTGCTCGGCGAGGCGGTGCTCAGCGCCGTCAACTCCTCGCTGGACACCTGGGACCAGAGTGTCGGCGGCACCCTGATCGAGCGCCGGCTCATCGACTGGACCGCCGACCGGATCGGCCTGGGGCCCGCCGCCGACGGCATCTTCACCAGCGGCGGCACCCAGTCCAACCTCCAGGCGATGCTGCTGGCCCGCGAGGAGACCTGCGCGAGCCTGGTCGGCCGGGCGACCGAGCGGCAGTCCCGCCCGGAGCTGCTGTCCCGACTGCGCATCCTCACCTCGGCGGCCGGTCACTTCAGCGTGCAGAAGGCCGCCAAGCTGCTCGGCCTCGGCGCCGACGCCGTGATCACCGTGCCCACCGACGCCGACCGGCGGATGCGCACCGCCGACCTGGCCCGGGAGATCGCCCGGTGCCGGGAGGAGGGGCTGGTGGTGATGGCCGTCGTCGCCACCGGCGGCACCACCGACTTCGGCACCATCGACCCGCTGCCGCAGATCGCCGACATCTGCGCCGCCGCCGGCGTCTGGCTGCACGTCGACGCCGCGTACGGCTGCGGGCTGCTGGTGTCGCCGACCCGGCGGCACCTGCTCGACGGCATCGAGCGGGCCGACTCGGTCACCGTCGACTACCACAAGTCGTTCTTCCAGCCGGTCAGCTCCAGCGCGCTGCTGGTACGCGACCGGCGCGTGCTGCGGCACGCCACCTGGCACGCCGACTACCTCAACCCCGCGCGGATGGTCGAGCAGCGCATCCCCAACCAGGTCGACAAGAGCATCCAGACCACCCGCCGCTTCGACGCCCTCAAGCTCTGGCTGACCCTGCGGATCATGGGGCCGGACGCGATCGGCGCGCTCTTCGACGAGGTGATCGACCGCGCCGCCGCCGCGTGGCAACTGCTCACCGAGGACCCCCGCTTCGAGGTCGTCACCCGCTCGCAGTTGAGCACCGTGGTCTTCCGCTACCTGCCGGCCGCCGCCGGCCGGGAGGTCGTCGACGACGCCAACCTGTACGCCCGCGAGGCGCTGGCCGCCTCCGGCGCCGGCCTCGTCGCCGGCACCAAGGTCGACGGCGCGCACTACCTCAAGTTCACCCTGCTCAACCCCGAGACCACGCTGGACGACATCGCCCACGTCCTCGACCTCATCGCCGAACACGCCGGCTGGTACGCCCGGACCAGGGCCACCGCCGAGCTGTCCTGCCCCGTCGGCTGA
- a CDS encoding MFS transporter produces MRGRLGTLTALYVTQYLGIGFITVGLTAILRDGGTSLDTLALLQFVGLVWPIKFLWAPVIDRYGSRHRGHYRSWLVVLQGGMVLALLALLPFDRPAGQLGPVVAICVAYVFLSATQDIAVDAVAVRLLSERSRGTGNGIQVAASYVGNLLGGGACVVVYDRFGWVPAILLLAALTAVGLLVVWRFREPERTDRVASAGAAYRALLSVLGQPGCRWWTFGVVPPVYIGAGATYALVTPALVDADWSLARIGVVTGVVTSLPAIVAGLLAGAAIGRFGRGRVLVAGGVALALSTAMLLPLMNGRAPLAGTVAALCCFMAAYTIANVVLYTVNMDYSRPGTGGTDFTVLSSFGLVCSFVAASVALAAAEVFGYPVVAVAAVVLVALGVALGLGHQRRFRHRSGAAPGERELAKVPG; encoded by the coding sequence GTGAGGGGTCGGCTCGGCACCCTGACCGCGCTCTACGTCACGCAGTACCTCGGCATCGGCTTCATCACCGTCGGGCTGACCGCCATCCTGCGCGACGGCGGCACCTCCCTCGACACGCTGGCGCTGTTGCAGTTCGTCGGCCTGGTCTGGCCGATCAAGTTCCTCTGGGCGCCCGTGATCGACAGGTACGGCTCCCGCCACCGCGGTCACTACCGGTCCTGGCTGGTGGTGCTCCAGGGCGGCATGGTGCTGGCCCTGCTGGCCCTGCTGCCGTTCGACCGCCCGGCCGGGCAGCTCGGCCCGGTCGTGGCGATCTGCGTCGCGTACGTGTTCCTCTCCGCCACGCAGGACATCGCCGTCGACGCCGTCGCCGTCCGGCTGCTCTCCGAGCGCTCGCGGGGAACCGGCAACGGCATCCAGGTCGCCGCGAGCTACGTCGGCAACCTGCTCGGCGGCGGCGCCTGCGTGGTCGTCTACGACCGGTTCGGCTGGGTGCCCGCGATCCTGCTGCTCGCCGCCCTGACCGCCGTCGGGCTGCTGGTGGTGTGGCGGTTCCGGGAACCGGAGCGCACCGACCGCGTGGCCAGCGCCGGCGCGGCGTACCGGGCGCTGCTGTCGGTGCTGGGCCAGCCCGGCTGCCGGTGGTGGACCTTCGGCGTGGTGCCGCCGGTCTACATCGGCGCCGGCGCGACGTACGCCCTCGTGACGCCCGCCCTGGTGGACGCGGACTGGTCACTGGCGCGCATCGGCGTGGTGACCGGCGTGGTGACCAGCCTGCCGGCCATCGTGGCCGGTCTGCTCGCCGGGGCCGCGATCGGCCGGTTCGGGCGCGGCCGCGTCCTCGTGGCCGGGGGAGTGGCGCTCGCGCTCTCCACGGCGATGCTGCTGCCGCTGATGAACGGCCGGGCCCCGCTCGCGGGGACGGTTGCCGCGCTCTGCTGCTTCATGGCCGCCTACACGATCGCCAACGTCGTGCTCTACACGGTCAACATGGACTATTCCCGGCCCGGCACGGGCGGTACGGACTTCACCGTGCTGTCGTCGTTCGGGCTGGTCTGCTCCTTCGTGGCGGCCTCCGTGGCGCTGGCGGCGGCCGAGGTGTTCGGCTACCCGGTGGTCGCCGTGGCCGCCGTCGTCCTGGTGGCGCTCGGCGTCGCGCTGGGCCTCGGGCACCAGCGGCGCTTCCGGCACCGATCCGGTGCGGCGCCGGGCGAGCGGGAGCTCGCGAAGGTGCCGGGCTGA
- a CDS encoding siderophore-interacting protein: protein MKRNWEALVLKAMGGRDFRLTVLGTESVGEHYRRLRMDGGGLLEACGVHPTMWVRLWFDNDGKPHQRAYTIVDPDPETGRFDLEFAIHDGCAARWAAAAQAGDTIDATVQGTGFSLPDPAPRHLYLVGDAASLPAVNSLLAAAPDVPATVWLEYAHEGEKELAPRAAAPHDVNWVPRRDDGRHLVETVCAALPAAEDAHYWVACEAASTRGIAKHVRRNLGVGKHQLTSLAYWSAR, encoded by the coding sequence GTGAAGCGAAACTGGGAAGCCCTGGTGCTCAAGGCGATGGGCGGCCGCGACTTCCGGCTGACCGTGCTCGGCACGGAGTCCGTCGGTGAGCACTACCGCCGACTGCGCATGGACGGCGGCGGGCTGCTGGAGGCGTGCGGCGTGCACCCCACCATGTGGGTACGGCTGTGGTTCGACAACGACGGCAAGCCGCACCAGCGCGCGTACACCATCGTCGACCCGGACCCGGAGACCGGCCGGTTCGACCTGGAGTTCGCCATCCACGACGGATGCGCCGCCCGGTGGGCCGCCGCCGCGCAGGCCGGTGACACCATCGACGCCACCGTGCAGGGCACCGGGTTCAGCCTGCCGGACCCCGCCCCGCGACACCTGTACCTGGTCGGCGACGCCGCCTCGCTCCCGGCGGTGAACAGCCTGCTCGCCGCGGCCCCCGACGTCCCGGCGACGGTCTGGCTGGAGTACGCCCACGAGGGCGAGAAGGAGCTGGCGCCGCGCGCCGCGGCCCCGCACGACGTCAACTGGGTGCCGCGCCGCGACGACGGTCGGCACCTGGTCGAGACCGTCTGCGCGGCCCTGCCCGCCGCCGAGGACGCCCACTACTGGGTGGCCTGCGAGGCGGCCAGCACGCGCGGCATCGCCAAGCACGTACGACGCAACCTCGGCGTCGGCAAGCACCAGCTCACCTCGCTGGCCTACTGGAGCGCCAGGTGA
- a CDS encoding penicillin acylase family protein encodes MTGIHRDRWGIPHLRADDVDGLARLQGRVAALDRAWQIEVERWRSEGRLAEHVGPAELGWDRFARRARLDDTARRCFERLTPDTRRWVTAYVDGVNEGLAEGAAAAPEFAAAGCVPGRWRPWSPLGVFLVQHVLFSTFPNKLWHAHVAATLGPAAVDLFAVEGPGGSGSNAWALPADPAAGRAPVIAGDPHRILELPGIYQQVRLACPEFDVFGFAFPGVPGLPHFGHAGEVAWAVTNAMADYQDLYRERLRRDGDVVLVREADGWAPARRHVERVEVRGGEPETVEVIETPRGPVVDHDRGTGEAISLRVPSRVEQRLGFDALLPLLRARSADDVADALRDWVEPVNSVLVADRHGAVRQLVAGLVPLRDDRCRREPVPGDDARYGWHGGYAEPRRTVVDGPAVCANDRRPDVADLGTGFAPPHRARRIRALLAEGARAEAVHMDTRLEAATLRGVLDRVDPVALSGPARRLRERLTAWDGQMRADSADAGAWAAWRAALARRLHDHPCLRPLRDAPSAFDGLFAPWTDPLSRIGHALDGVATGLHRLGGEIGPVAAGALEDVAAGEPPGPWGRRHVLHPVHLGVAAAVDEAVRGMRERVALGGDADCVLATSSVPGVSDACWRGPVARYVWDLTDRGNSRWVVPFGASGRPGDPHFDDQLPLWAGGELAPVVTDWRELTREAGDATP; translated from the coding sequence ATGACCGGCATCCATCGCGACCGGTGGGGGATCCCCCACCTGCGCGCCGACGACGTCGACGGGCTCGCCCGGTTGCAGGGGCGGGTCGCCGCCCTCGACCGGGCCTGGCAGATCGAAGTGGAGCGGTGGCGCTCGGAGGGTCGGCTCGCCGAGCACGTCGGCCCCGCCGAACTGGGCTGGGACCGCTTCGCCCGCCGGGCCCGCCTCGACGACACCGCCCGGCGCTGCTTCGAGCGGCTCACCCCCGACACCCGGCGGTGGGTCACCGCCTACGTCGACGGGGTCAACGAGGGGCTGGCCGAGGGGGCCGCGGCGGCACCGGAGTTCGCGGCGGCCGGCTGCGTCCCGGGACGGTGGCGACCGTGGTCGCCGCTGGGTGTCTTCCTCGTCCAGCACGTGCTCTTCTCCACCTTCCCCAACAAGCTGTGGCACGCCCACGTCGCCGCCACCCTGGGCCCGGCGGCTGTCGACCTGTTCGCCGTCGAGGGGCCGGGCGGGTCTGGCAGCAACGCCTGGGCCCTGCCCGCCGACCCCGCCGCCGGGCGGGCGCCCGTCATCGCCGGCGACCCGCACCGCATCCTGGAACTGCCCGGCATCTACCAGCAGGTGCGCCTGGCCTGCCCCGAGTTCGACGTGTTCGGCTTCGCCTTCCCCGGGGTGCCCGGCCTGCCCCACTTCGGGCACGCCGGCGAGGTCGCCTGGGCCGTCACCAACGCCATGGCCGACTACCAGGACCTCTACCGGGAACGGTTGCGCCGCGACGGCGACGTGGTCCTGGTCCGCGAGGCGGACGGCTGGGCGCCGGCACGCCGGCACGTCGAGCGCGTCGAGGTCCGCGGCGGCGAGCCGGAGACCGTCGAGGTGATCGAGACGCCGCGCGGGCCCGTCGTCGACCACGACCGGGGCACCGGCGAGGCGATCAGCCTGCGCGTGCCCAGCCGGGTCGAGCAGCGCCTCGGCTTCGACGCGCTGCTGCCGCTGCTGCGGGCCCGCAGCGCCGACGACGTGGCCGACGCGCTGCGCGACTGGGTCGAGCCGGTCAACAGCGTCCTCGTCGCCGACCGGCACGGGGCGGTCCGCCAGCTCGTCGCCGGGCTCGTCCCGCTGCGCGACGACCGGTGCCGCCGCGAGCCCGTGCCCGGCGACGACGCGCGCTACGGCTGGCACGGCGGCTACGCCGAGCCGCGCCGCACCGTCGTCGACGGGCCGGCCGTCTGCGCCAACGACCGCCGCCCCGACGTGGCGGACCTCGGCACCGGCTTCGCCCCGCCGCACCGGGCCCGCCGCATCCGCGCCCTGCTCGCCGAGGGCGCCCGGGCGGAGGCCGTACACATGGACACCCGGCTGGAGGCCGCGACGCTGCGGGGCGTGCTGGACCGGGTCGACCCGGTCGCGCTCAGCGGGCCGGCGCGGCGTCTGCGCGAGCGGCTGACCGCGTGGGACGGGCAGATGCGGGCCGACAGCGCCGACGCCGGCGCCTGGGCCGCCTGGCGCGCGGCCCTGGCCCGCCGCCTGCACGACCACCCCTGCCTGCGCCCGCTGCGCGACGCCCCGAGCGCGTTCGACGGCCTCTTCGCGCCGTGGACCGACCCGCTGTCGCGCATCGGCCACGCCCTGGACGGGGTGGCCACCGGGCTGCACCGCCTCGGCGGCGAGATCGGCCCGGTGGCGGCCGGCGCGCTCGAGGACGTGGCGGCGGGCGAGCCGCCGGGGCCGTGGGGCCGGCGGCACGTGCTGCACCCCGTGCACCTCGGCGTGGCGGCGGCGGTCGACGAGGCGGTACGCGGCATGCGCGAGCGGGTCGCGCTGGGCGGCGACGCCGACTGCGTGCTGGCCACGTCGAGCGTGCCCGGCGTGTCCGACGCGTGCTGGCGGGGCCCGGTGGCCCGCTACGTGTGGGACCTGACCGACCGCGGGAACAGCCGCTGGGTCGTCCCCTTCGGCGCGTCCGGGCGACCCGGCGACCCGCACTTCGACGACCAACTGCCGCTGTGGGCCGGCGGGGAGCTGGCTCCGGTGGTCACCGACTGGCGTGAACTCACCCGAGAAGCAGGAGACGCGACACCGTGA
- a CDS encoding GNAT family N-acetyltransferase has protein sequence MTYQEKIAGFGELSLVVLDPKAHAELVHGWVTEPRAAFWGMGSHSVDEVREIYEFVDSLDTHHAYLIMLDGAPVGLLQTYQPEADPVGERYPVRPGDVGMHLLLAPGRRPPKGLTTAIGPALARFLFADPTRLRIVVEPDVRNERALERLRREGFTFADEIDMPDKRAQLAFLTRERFESEHAVPA, from the coding sequence GTGACATACCAGGAGAAGATTGCCGGCTTCGGCGAGCTGTCGCTCGTCGTGCTGGACCCGAAGGCCCACGCGGAGCTGGTGCACGGCTGGGTGACCGAGCCCCGGGCGGCGTTCTGGGGCATGGGTTCGCACTCGGTCGACGAGGTGCGCGAGATCTACGAGTTCGTCGACAGTCTCGACACCCACCACGCTTACCTGATCATGCTCGACGGCGCGCCGGTCGGCCTGCTCCAGACGTACCAGCCGGAGGCGGATCCGGTCGGCGAGCGCTACCCCGTGCGGCCCGGCGACGTCGGGATGCATCTGCTGCTCGCCCCCGGCAGGCGCCCGCCGAAGGGCCTCACCACGGCCATCGGGCCGGCCCTGGCCCGCTTCCTGTTCGCCGATCCCACCCGGCTGCGGATCGTCGTCGAGCCCGACGTCCGCAACGAGCGCGCGCTGGAGCGGCTGCGGCGGGAGGGCTTCACCTTCGCCGACGAGATCGACATGCCCGACAAGCGGGCCCAGCTGGCGTTCCTGACCCGGGAGCGGTTCGAGTCGGAGCACGCGGTACCCGCCTGA
- a CDS encoding cellulase family glycosylhydrolase, translating into MKLPARPSRRTLLMAGAVGALTVAASAAVPPADAQAATGCAVTYTTSSWTGGFTANITIKNLGDAVDGWTLGFAFPDAGQRVGQGWSATWSQAGAAVTARSVSWNGALATGASTSIGFNGTWSAANPAPTAFTLNGTACTGATTPTTPPPPTTPPPTTPPPTTPPPTTPPPGGQTPVAINGQLRVCGVNLCNQYGRPIQLRGMSTHGIQWFARCYNDVSLDALADDWRADLLRIAMYVQEDGYETDPAGFTNRVNALVDEAEQRGMYALIDFHTLTPGDPTYNLDRAKTFFAAVSARNAAKKNVIYEIANEPNGVSWATIKSYAEQVIPVIRANDPDAVVVVGTRGWSSLGVSDGSNANEVINNPVNAANVMYTFHFYAASHRDNYRAEVERAAARLPLFVTEFGTVDYTGDGGVDVASSNAWIDLLDRLKISYANWTYSDKAEGSAALRPGTCAGSTYTGPGVLTESGALIRDRIRTPDNFPTA; encoded by the coding sequence ATGAAGCTCCCTGCGCGCCCGTCCCGGCGCACCCTGCTCATGGCCGGCGCGGTCGGCGCGCTGACCGTCGCGGCGTCGGCCGCCGTCCCGCCCGCCGACGCCCAGGCCGCCACCGGCTGCGCCGTCACCTACACGACCAGCAGCTGGACCGGTGGCTTCACCGCCAACATCACGATCAAGAACCTCGGCGACGCGGTCGACGGGTGGACGCTCGGCTTCGCCTTCCCCGACGCGGGCCAGCGGGTCGGCCAGGGCTGGTCGGCGACCTGGAGCCAGGCCGGCGCCGCCGTCACCGCCCGCAGCGTGAGCTGGAACGGCGCGCTGGCGACCGGTGCGTCGACCAGCATCGGGTTCAACGGCACCTGGAGCGCCGCCAACCCCGCGCCGACGGCGTTCACCCTCAACGGCACCGCCTGCACCGGCGCGACCACACCGACCACTCCGCCGCCCCCCACCACGCCCCCGCCCACCACCCCGCCGCCGACCACCCCGCCTCCCACGACCCCGCCGCCGGGCGGGCAGACGCCGGTCGCGATCAACGGCCAGCTGCGGGTGTGCGGGGTCAACCTGTGCAACCAGTACGGCCGGCCGATCCAGCTGCGGGGCATGAGCACCCACGGCATCCAGTGGTTCGCCCGCTGCTACAACGACGTCTCACTGGACGCGCTCGCCGACGACTGGCGGGCCGACCTGCTGCGCATCGCCATGTACGTCCAGGAGGACGGCTACGAGACCGACCCGGCCGGGTTCACCAACCGGGTCAACGCCCTCGTCGACGAGGCCGAACAGCGGGGCATGTACGCGCTGATCGACTTCCACACCCTGACCCCGGGCGACCCGACGTACAACCTCGACCGGGCCAAGACGTTCTTCGCCGCCGTCTCGGCCCGCAACGCCGCCAAGAAGAACGTCATCTACGAGATCGCCAACGAGCCCAACGGCGTCAGCTGGGCGACCATCAAGAGCTACGCCGAGCAGGTCATCCCGGTGATCCGCGCCAACGACCCGGACGCGGTGGTCGTGGTCGGCACCCGCGGCTGGTCCTCGCTGGGCGTCTCCGACGGCTCGAACGCCAACGAGGTCATCAACAACCCGGTGAACGCCGCCAACGTCATGTACACGTTCCACTTCTACGCCGCGTCGCACCGGGACAACTACCGCGCCGAGGTGGAGCGGGCCGCCGCCCGGCTGCCGCTGTTCGTCACCGAGTTCGGCACGGTGGACTACACCGGCGACGGTGGGGTGGACGTCGCCAGCAGCAACGCCTGGATCGACCTGCTGGACCGCCTGAAGATCAGCTACGCGAACTGGACCTACTCGGACAAGGCCGAGGGCAGTGCCGCGCTGCGGCCGGGCACCTGCGCCGGGAGCACCTACACCGGCCCGGGCGTGCTGACCGAGTCGGGCGCCCTCATCCGTGACCGCATCCGTACGCCGGACAACTTCCCCACCGCCTGA
- a CDS encoding S8 family peptidase, with product MTLPRTHRRTLAAAASVFASAAMVTTMLGAPAAASATGEILSAGGATAVADSYIVVLKDASVGGRAGTRQGEVKSTAGSLAARFGGSVGHVYGDALNGFEVKLSERAAKRLAAHPDVAYVEQNHTVSLAATQSNPPWGLDRIDQRPLPLSRTYTYNSSGTGVTAYVIDTGIRTSHNDFAGQAVDGYDAIDNALPAADCNGHGTHVAGTVGGNTYGVAKNVRLVGVRVLNCQGSGTWAQVIAGINWVTSNHQAGQPAVANMSLGGSYNASLNTAVANSIADGVTYAVASGNSNANACNFSPASVPTALTVNASQSNDARASFSNWGTCTDMFAPGVGVLSAWYNSNTATNTISGTSMASPHVAGAAARVLSVYPSWTPAQVHSYLVGQATTNVITNPGTGSPNRLLYLAPTF from the coding sequence ATGACACTCCCTCGCACTCATCGGCGTACCCTCGCCGCTGCGGCCAGCGTGTTCGCCAGCGCCGCCATGGTCACCACCATGCTCGGCGCGCCGGCGGCGGCCTCGGCCACCGGCGAGATCCTCAGCGCCGGTGGCGCGACCGCCGTAGCCGACAGCTACATCGTGGTACTCAAGGACGCCAGCGTCGGCGGCCGTGCCGGCACCCGGCAGGGCGAGGTGAAGAGCACCGCCGGCTCGCTCGCCGCCCGCTTCGGCGGCAGCGTCGGGCACGTCTACGGTGACGCGCTCAACGGCTTCGAGGTGAAGCTCTCCGAGCGGGCCGCCAAGCGCCTCGCCGCGCACCCCGACGTCGCCTACGTCGAGCAGAACCACACCGTGTCGCTCGCGGCCACCCAGAGCAACCCGCCGTGGGGCCTGGACCGCATCGACCAGCGGCCCCTCCCGCTCAGCCGCACCTACACCTACAACAGCAGCGGCACCGGCGTGACGGCGTACGTCATCGACACCGGCATCCGGACCAGCCACAACGACTTCGCCGGTCAGGCCGTCGACGGCTACGACGCGATCGACAACGCGCTGCCGGCCGCCGACTGCAACGGCCACGGCACGCACGTCGCGGGCACCGTCGGCGGCAACACCTACGGCGTGGCGAAGAACGTCCGGCTGGTGGGCGTGCGGGTGCTCAACTGCCAGGGCAGCGGCACCTGGGCGCAGGTCATCGCCGGTATCAACTGGGTGACCTCGAACCACCAGGCGGGCCAGCCGGCGGTGGCGAACATGAGCCTCGGCGGCTCCTACAACGCCTCCCTGAACACCGCGGTGGCGAACTCGATCGCCGACGGCGTCACCTACGCGGTGGCCTCCGGCAACTCGAACGCCAACGCCTGCAACTTCTCGCCGGCCTCCGTGCCGACGGCGCTGACCGTCAACGCCTCGCAGAGCAACGACGCGCGGGCCTCGTTCTCCAACTGGGGCACCTGCACCGACATGTTCGCCCCGGGCGTGGGCGTCCTGTCGGCCTGGTACAACAGCAACACCGCCACCAACACCATCAGCGGCACCTCGATGGCGTCGCCGCACGTCGCCGGCGCGGCGGCCCGGGTGCTCAGCGTCTACCCGAGCTGGACGCCCGCCCAGGTGCACTCGTACCTGGTCGGCCAGGCCACCACCAACGTGATCACCAACCCGGGCACCGGTTCCCCGAACCGCCTGCTCTACCTGGCTCCCACGTTCTGA